The Nerophis ophidion isolate RoL-2023_Sa linkage group LG24, RoL_Noph_v1.0, whole genome shotgun sequence genome includes a region encoding these proteins:
- the LOC133542622 gene encoding tripartite motif-containing protein 12A-like, with product MACSEALQCPTCLDVFKDPVILPCSHSFCRSCVEQWWTEKKDRSCPLCRTEHSSLVAPRNLALKNVCEAFAEFSLDTDEECKLHKEKLKLFCLEHQQPVCFVCSHAEMHTNHKFSPIEEAAKEPREDLEKDLQAMTKTLKMFTEVKEDISQQAEDIQVQKQQAESKIKEKFKEIHNFLVKEEEARLSAVRKEEQCKSQTMKEKIEGLSSDMNTLQDVINNTEKLLTADNVSFMKNYKKMRARAQELPEEPKLVPGPVLDMDKHLDDLPFTMWEKAMRLVSQSAAIPSPNTNNPVVRQKLSRENQDPKNPVSVQALNVLNVTAVHSEAHSWNVFVGDNNDWELGLKIENSKVGIRFRDGFRLTLQPSLDTAHAEATTALTEAEVSAKPVGR from the exons ATGGCGTGCTCTGAAGCTCTCCAATGTCCTACCTGTTTGGACGTCTTCAAAGACCCTGTCATTTTGCCTTGCAGCCACAGCTTCTGTCGCTCCTGCGTGGAGCAATGGTGGACGGAGAAAAAGGACCGTTCTTGTCCACTCTGTAGGACAGAGCACAGCTCCTTGGTTGCACCTCGGAACTTGGCCTTGAAGAACGTGTGTGAAGCTTTTGCAGAGTTTTCCTTGGACACTGACGAAGAGTGCAAGTTGCACAAGGAGAAACTGAAACTGTTCTGTTTGGAACATCAGCAGCCTGTGTGCTTCGTTTGCAGCCATGCAGAAATGCACACAAATCACAAATTCTCTCCTATCGAGGAAGCTGCAAAGGAACCCAGAGAAGATCTAGAGAAAGACCTGCAAGCCATGACAAAAACACTGAAAATGTTTACCGAAGTTAAAGAAGACATCAGTCAACAAGCAGAAGACATCCAGGTCCAGAAGCAGCAGGCTGAAAGCAAGATTAAGGAGAAATTTAAGGAGATTCACAACTTTCTGGTGAAGGAGGAGGAGGCTCGATTGTCTGCTGTGAGAAAAGAAGAGCAATGCAAGAGTCAGACAATGAAAGAGAAGATTGAGGGTCTCAGCAGCGACATGAACACTCTCCAAGACGTGATTAACAACACGGAGAAGCTGCTAACAGCAGACAATGTTTCCTTCATGAAGAACTACAAGAAAATGAGGGCCAGAGCCCAGGAGCTGCCCGAAGAGCCCAAGCTGGTCCCAGGACCTGTGCTGGACATGGACAAACATCTGGACGACCTCCCATTCACCATGTGGGAAAAAGCTATGAGGCTGGTGTCCCAAAGTGCTGCGATTCCAAGCCCAAACACCAACAATCCAGTAGTCAGACAGAAGCTAAGCAGAGAGAACCAGGATCCGAAGAACCCAGTGAGTGTTCAAGCCCTGAATGTGTTAAATGTAACTGCTGTGCACTCAGAAGCACACAGCTGGAATGTTTTTGTGGGCGACAACAATGACTGGGAACTGGGATTAAAGATTGAGAATTCTAAAGTTGGCATTCGATTTAGGGACGGG TTTAGGCTGACACTCCAGCCTTCGTTAGACACGGCACACGCGGAAGCTACGACAGCTCTGACGGAGGCTGAAGTCTCCGCCAAACCTGTCGGCAGGTAA